The Planococcus versutus genome contains a region encoding:
- a CDS encoding PAS domain-containing protein, with the protein MHHLRKLNQDIQVTLLEAMLDGSKVGTIVTDPSQPDNPIIYTNNTLVEMCGYTREEMIGRNCRFLQGPDTVKADIDKIREAIAKEEKVVVTLKNYHKDGSPFWNRLAIEPIRIEGKLYFIGTQTDVTLEHTQQQELIANEDEIEKLMLPILSVQENVATVALVGTMDFHRFETLKVKICEYVQKHRIEYVIIDITGLSWNEKSPLFWFRQIYDALRIMGSHLYVTGISVKAAQQFAKDLDWNSGLVTFSTIERALNFIAKTENNKIEEINK; encoded by the coding sequence GTGCATCACTTGAGAAAGCTAAATCAGGACATCCAAGTGACTTTGTTGGAAGCTATGCTAGATGGCAGCAAAGTAGGCACGATTGTGACAGATCCGTCGCAACCGGATAACCCGATTATTTATACAAATAATACACTTGTTGAGATGTGTGGTTATACAAGAGAAGAAATGATTGGGCGTAATTGTCGTTTTCTTCAAGGACCAGATACAGTAAAAGCTGATATTGATAAAATTAGAGAAGCTATTGCTAAAGAAGAAAAAGTTGTTGTGACTTTAAAAAACTACCATAAAGATGGTTCACCATTTTGGAACCGTCTTGCTATTGAACCGATTCGAATTGAAGGTAAGCTGTATTTTATTGGAACACAAACAGACGTTACGTTAGAGCACACTCAACAGCAAGAACTTATCGCTAACGAAGATGAGATTGAAAAGTTGATGTTGCCTATTTTATCTGTACAAGAAAACGTGGCAACAGTTGCACTAGTTGGCACAATGGATTTTCATCGTTTTGAAACGTTAAAAGTGAAAATTTGTGAATATGTTCAAAAACATCGCATTGAATATGTGATTATTGATATTACTGGATTGTCTTGGAATGAAAAATCTCCGCTTTTTTGGTTTAGACAAATTTACGATGCCCTGCGGATTATGGGCAGTCACTTATACGTGACAGGCATTTCAGTAAAAGCAGCACAGCAATTTGCTAAAGACTTAGATTGGAACAGCGGGTTAGTTACATTTTCGACAATTGAAAGAGCATTAAACTTTATTGCAAAAACAGAAAACAATAAAATTGAAGAAATCAATAAGTAA
- a CDS encoding type 1 glutamine amidotransferase domain-containing protein, translated as MAKVLAVLSSGYTNEEHNYVTGWWAEELFAPSLELEKKGHMVELASIDGGKPVVDPISLSKEADPTGIYQKQYDSGIADKTTAIVNVKASDYDAIMIVGGHGAMFDLAHNEDLHAVINVVYELGGIVSAVCHGPAPLLYTKTKEGRTLLEGLKVTGYPNDKEPKEVIDLLPFSLEDELSKIGNYHEEKDHDAYVVWGNKQILTGRDPQSAELFGRELAKKLTERELQAEEKGMD; from the coding sequence ATGGCAAAAGTATTAGCAGTACTATCAAGTGGTTATACAAACGAAGAACATAATTACGTGACAGGTTGGTGGGCAGAAGAACTGTTTGCACCTTCTTTAGAGCTTGAGAAAAAGGGACATATGGTTGAACTTGCTTCTATTGACGGAGGCAAACCAGTTGTTGATCCAATAAGTTTGAGCAAAGAGGCTGACCCTACCGGTATTTATCAAAAACAATACGATTCAGGTATTGCAGATAAAACAACAGCGATCGTTAATGTCAAAGCTAGCGACTACGACGCGATTATGATTGTTGGTGGACATGGAGCTATGTTCGATTTGGCACATAATGAAGACTTGCATGCCGTAATCAATGTCGTTTATGAACTAGGCGGCATTGTCTCGGCAGTTTGTCACGGACCCGCACCACTCCTTTACACAAAAACTAAAGAAGGTCGTACTTTACTTGAAGGTCTGAAAGTAACTGGTTATCCAAATGATAAAGAACCAAAAGAAGTTATCGATTTACTTCCATTTAGTTTAGAAGACGAACTAAGTAAAATTGGAAACTATCACGAAGAAAAAGATCATGATGCTTATGTAGTCTGGGGAAACAAACAAATTTTGACAGGACGCGATCCACAATCTGCTGAGCTTTTTGGTCGTGAACTAGCTAAAAAATTAACCGAACGTGAGTTGCAAGCAGAAGAAAAAGGTATGGATTAA